One region of Caldisericum sp. genomic DNA includes:
- a CDS encoding ABC transporter ATP-binding protein, with protein MKEPVIKAINLSKRYGDIQALKGINIEIMRGEFCVIAGPNGAGKTTFLRIIYGDTDPSDGKIFLAPLSTPIGVMPQEAGLYEDLTVWEHVYYLTLLKGVKNCKERAEWAIEVAGLERVKNRLIRDLSGGYKRRVSLAQALSGSDDLLLLDEPTSGLDPEARKMMLDSIKDLHKKGATIIFTTHYLDEIEREIDRLVIFNKGEIIHNGDKKDIMDRIGYDYEIETTYEEGKVKSFERMNLRFSVEDNTIHLYLPKQALTPELFSIIGQDITLSRPSLEEAYLKRVKDETH; from the coding sequence ATGAAAGAACCAGTAATTAAGGCAATAAATTTATCTAAAAGATATGGAGATATTCAGGCTTTAAAAGGAATAAACATAGAGATTATGAGAGGAGAATTTTGCGTAATTGCAGGTCCGAATGGGGCAGGGAAAACAACATTTTTGAGAATAATTTACGGAGATACGGATCCAAGCGATGGAAAAATATTCTTAGCACCACTTTCTACTCCCATAGGCGTGATGCCGCAAGAAGCAGGACTATACGAGGATCTAACTGTATGGGAACATGTTTATTATCTCACGCTTCTTAAAGGCGTGAAAAATTGCAAAGAGAGAGCTGAATGGGCTATAGAGGTAGCAGGCCTTGAAAGAGTAAAGAACAGACTAATAAGAGATCTCTCTGGAGGTTATAAGAGAAGAGTTAGCCTTGCCCAGGCTCTATCTGGAAGTGATGACCTTCTTCTGCTTGATGAACCTACATCAGGCTTAGATCCCGAAGCACGTAAAATGATGCTTGACTCAATCAAAGACCTGCATAAAAAAGGCGCAACTATCATATTCACAACGCATTATCTTGATGAGATTGAAAGAGAGATTGATAGACTTGTAATATTCAACAAGGGTGAGATCATACATAACGGGGATAAGAAAGACATAATGGATAGAATAGGATATGACTATGAGATAGAAACAACATATGAGGAAGGTAAAGTAAAATCTTTTGAAAGGATGAATCTCAGATTCTCAGTTGAGGATAATACCATTCATCTCTATCTTCCTAAACAAGCACTCACTCCAGAGTTGTTTTCTATCATTGGACAGGATATAACTCTATCACGTCCATCGCTTGAAGAGGCATATCTAAAGAGGGTAAAGGATGAAACTCACTAA
- a CDS encoding type II toxin-antitoxin system RelE/ParE family toxin, whose product MNKPRKNSYQIKWKESAVKSVSKFPKEIRERIVEKVDELRDSPFLGEPLSGDLKGLRRIKIGDYRIIYFVDTDKVIIIVVKVGHRSEIYR is encoded by the coding sequence ATGAACAAGCCAAGAAAGAACTCCTATCAGATTAAGTGGAAAGAGAGTGCTGTTAAATCCGTAAGCAAATTCCCAAAAGAAATACGAGAAAGGATTGTAGAAAAAGTTGACGAGCTTAGGGATTCTCCTTTCTTGGGAGAACCGCTTTCTGGAGATCTTAAAGGATTAAGAAGGATAAAAATTGGAGATTACAGAATAATATACTTCGTTGATACAGATAAAGTTATAATCATAGTTGTAAAAGTAGGACACCGTAGTGAGATATACAGGTGA
- a CDS encoding ribbon-helix-helix protein, CopG family, with protein MTKVISVRLNEDILEKMEIISRRLKRSKNWVIGEVLENYLEEMYDVEEAKRILLDETDKLIDHEQAKKELLSD; from the coding sequence ATGACAAAAGTGATTTCTGTACGCCTCAACGAAGACATACTTGAAAAGATGGAAATTATTTCAAGAAGATTGAAAAGATCTAAAAACTGGGTTATAGGTGAGGTATTAGAAAACTACCTTGAAGAAATGTACGATGTAGAAGAAGCCAAAAGAATTCTACTTGATGAAACGGACAAATTAATTGATCATGAACAAGCCAAGAAAGAACTCCTATCAGATTAA